The following are encoded together in the Solenopsis invicta isolate M01_SB chromosome 14, UNIL_Sinv_3.0, whole genome shotgun sequence genome:
- the LOC105199232 gene encoding clustered mitochondria protein homolog isoform X1, with the protein MAVGAQIETSERETGDAKTPLLNGDQVHDEATTKVTEVKKESEESGSTSTATENVVEKGEVEATKEGEKEKDEDNKNSDKNEKETEASNKEKDASNEQEVVFIQDLGFTVKIVSPGSEPFDIQVSSMELVQEIHQLLMDREDTCHRTCFSLQLDGNTLDNFAELKNIEGLKDGSIIKVVEEPYTMREARIHVRHVRDLLKSVDPADAYNGVECSSLSFLNVVTNGDILEKKKTRADSVDCTPPDYIIPGCKDRPLLPLQPQAKEQKCPPCLKVLTTSGWNPPPGHRKLHGDLIYLHVVTLEDKQYYLTACARGFFVNQSTKEVFNPKPATPSHLCHSLIELLNQLSPTFKRGFASMQRRRTQRHPFERVATPYQLYAWSAPQIEHTIDAIRAEDTFSSKLGYEEHIPGQTRDWNEELQTTRELPRKNLPERLLRERAIFKVHSDFVAAATRGAVAVIDGNVMAINPGEEAKMQMFIWNNIFFSLGFDVRDHYKELGGDAAAFVAPRNDLQGVRVYAAVDLPGLYTLGTVVIDYRGYRVTAQSIIPGILEREQEQSVVYGSIDFGKTVLTHPKYLELLNKAGTQLKILPHKVINDAGEEIELCSSVECKGIIGNDSRHYVLDLLRTFPPDVNFLKLEGLELSKEARALGFPVEHKHRLACLRQELIDSFVESRYVQFIKHAAVHLQQLTSARRSQKEKETTAKEDRKEDKKEDSTAVVTVDSNKEDCAQSLIEADEAKKIVESITDSITGGEKQELEESTKEIVRSAAAAVGSLRDAEFDVRFNPDVFSPGVKHPDLNGSDLKKQRQLVKDAADFLLTVQLPTFIRECLDHTAAAMDGSTLVEALHGRGINVRYLGKLAAMLAAVPQLQYLNRIAVSELLLRSAKHIFTSYMQGTELMSLSAAVSHFLNCLLSSAQIIHPQQNLEELQSKHAKRRNKRKGRNNGPQQSEVEWASLTPKSLWQQIKGDLKAYYDWETPNPESLEATIEHFHLQKISLLRGFCVKTGIQILLREYNFENKNRVTFFEEDILNIFPVVKHINPRASDAYNFYTTGQSKIQQGFLKDGYELISEALNLLNNVYGAMHPEIAQCLRMLARLNYIMGDHAEALATQQKAVLMSERVNGIDHPYTITEYIHLALYSFANGQVSVSLRLLYRARYLALLVCSEDHPEVALLDSNISLILHAVGEYELSLRFLEHALALNLRYHGPHSLKVAVSYHLVARTQSCMGDFRAALNNEKETYAIYKQLLGEEHEKTKESSDCLRHLTQQAVVLQKKMNEIYTGKSSVSLPPIQVQPPSMGSVLDMLNVINGILFVQISQQDIDNFKAEIEKRQKEQSPENGGETVMAITDKDTKKDDKEIKKATEKKVEVEQKTTKDLEISKTGVLESIVATKS; encoded by the exons ATGGCAGTCGGTGCACAGATCGAGACGTCCGAGCGGGAGACCGGCGACGCGAAGACACCCCTGTTGAACGGCGATCAGGTGCACGACGAAGCCACGACGAAGGTGACCG AAGTGAAAAAGGAGTCAGAGGAGAGCGGAAGCACGAGCACAGCTACGGAGAACGTTGTGGAAAAGGGAGAAGTTGAGGCAACGAAGGAGGGTGAAAAGGAGAAAGATGAAGACAATAAAAATAGTGATAAGAACGAAAAAGAAACGGAAGCCTCTAACAAGGAGAAGGATGCCTCGAATGAGCAGGAAGTTGTTTTCATTCAGGACCTGGGCTTCACCGTCAAAATTGTCAGCCCCGGTTCTGAACCCTTTGACATTCAGGTGTCCAGCATGGAACTTGTTCAG GAAATCCATCAGTTACTCATGGACCGCGAGGACACGTGTCACCGCACATGTTTTTCACTGCAGCTGGATGGTAACACATTGGATAACTTCGCCGAACTGAAGAATATCGAGGGTCTGAAGGACGGCTCGATCATCAAGGTGGTGGAGGAACCGTACACGATGCGGGAGGCGCGCATACACGTGCGACATGTGCGCGATCTGCTCAAATCTGTGGATCCTGCGGATGCTTACAACGGTGTTGAATGCAGCAGCCTGTCGTTTCTCAATGTCGTCACGAATGGCGATATCCTGGAGAAGAAGAAGACTCGAGCTGATTCAGTCGATTGTACGCCGCCCGATTACATCATACCCGGTTGTAAAGACAGGCCTCTGTTGCCTCTCCAGCCGCAGGCGAAGGAACAAAAGTGTCCACCGTGTCTCAAG GTCCTAACAACGTCAGGATGGAATCCACCGCCTGGCCACAGAAAACTTCACGGCGATCTGATATACTTACACGTGGTTACATTGGAGGACAAGCAATATTATCTTACAGCGTGTGCCAGAGGTTTCTTCGTTAATCAATCAACTAAAGAAGTGTTCAATCCTAAACCAGCTACGCCTAGCCACTTATGTCACAGTCTGATCGAGCTGTTGAATCAGCTTAGTCCAACCTTTAAACGAGGGTTTGCTTCTATGCAACGACGCAGGACTCAGAGGCATCCTTTTGAGCGAGTGGCCACGCCTTATCAGCTGTATGCCTGGAGCGCGCCGCAAATCGAGCACACTATTGACGCCATTCGCGCGGAAGATA CTTTTTCTTCTAAGTTGGGATATGAGGAACATATCCCGGGACAAACGCGTGATTGGAATGAGGAACTGCAAACCACGAGGGAATTACCACGTAAAAATCTTCCTGAAAGATTGCTACGAGAACGCGCTATCTTTAAG GTTCACAGCGACTTTGTGGCGGCCGCGACTCGCGGAGCAGTAGCCGTTATCGATGGCAACGTGATGGCGATTAATCCTGGCGAGGAAGCCAAAATGCAGATGTTCATCTGGAATAACATTTTCTTCTCGCTCGGTTTTGACGTACGCGATCATTACAAGGAGCTAGGAGGTGACGCCGCAGCCTTTGTTGCGCCTCGCAATGATTTGCAAGGCGTTCGGGTATATGCGGCCGTGGATTTACCCGGTCTCTATACTCTCGGCACCGTTGTCATCGATTACAG AGGCTATCGCGTAACAGCGCAATCTATCATTCCGGGAATACTGGAACGCGAACAAGAACAATCGGTAGTCTATGGATCAATCGATTTTGGAAAAACAGTTCTCACACATCCTAAATATCTTGAACTG TTAAATAAAGCTGGAACGCAGTTAAAGATCCTTCCGCATAAAGTAATCAACGACGCAGGCGAGGAAATCGAACTTTGCAGCAGTGTGGAATGTAAGGGTATCATTGGTAACGATTCGCGGCATTATGTTCTCGATTTATTGAGGACCTTTCCACCCGATGTTAATTTTCTGAAAC tcGAAGGTTTGGAATTAAGCAAAGAAGCACGAGCTTTAGGTTTTCCAGTAGAACACAAACATAGACTGGCCTGTCTGAGGCAGGAACTTATAGATTCGTTCGTTGAGTCCAGGTATGTTCAGTTTATCAAGCATGCGGCTGTTCATCTTCAACAGCTTACGTCAGCTAGAAGATCTCAAAAGGAAAAAGAGACGACTGCTAAG GAAGATAGAAAAGAAGACAAAAAGGAAGACTCGACTGCTGTTGTAACAGTGGACAGTAACAAGGAAGACTGCGCTCAGTCTTTAATAGAGGCTGACGAGGCTAAGAAGATTGTCGAGAGCATCACCGATTCGATCACAGGCGGCGAGAAACAAGAAc TGGAGGAGAGCACAAAAGAGATAGTGCGAAGCGCAGCAGCGGCGGTAGGCAGTCTGCGAGACGCCGAGTTCGACGTGAGATTCAATCCGGATGTATTCTCACCCGGCGTCAAGCATCCAGATCTTAATGGCTCCGATTTAAAGAAGCAGAGGCAGTTAGTGAAGGATGCTGCAGACTTTTTGCTTACGGTGCAACTGCCAACATTC ATTCGAGAGTGCCTGGATCACACAGCGGCCGCGATGGATGGTAGTACATTAGTGGAAGCTCTTCATGGTAGAGGCATTAACGTTCGCTATCTCGGTAAATTGGCGGCTATGTTAGCCGCAGTACCACAGTTGCAATATCTTAATCGCATTGCCGTATCCGAACTGTTACTTCGATCAGCCAAACACATTTTCACCTCTTACATGCAG ggTACGGAACTAATGAGCTTGTCCGCGGCCGTTAGCCACTTTCTAAATTGCTTGCTGTCCTCGGCACAGATTATACACCCGCAACAAAATTTGGAAGAG cTTCAGAGTAAACATGCCAAACGCCGCAATAAACGCAAGGGAAGGAACAACGGACCGCAGCAGTCAGAAGTAGAGTGGGCATCATTGACGCCTAAATCACTCTGGCAGCAAATTAAGGGTGACTTGAAGGCCTATTACGACTGGGAAACACCGAACCCGGAATCTCTCGAAGCTACCATAGAACATTTCCATCTACAAAAGATTTCACTGCTGCGTGGCTTCTGTGTCAAGACTGGAATTCAGATACTGCTGCGCGAATACAACTTCGAAAACAAGAATCGGGTGACATTCTTCGAAGAAGACATATTGAACATCTTCCCCGTCGTTAAACATATCAATCCTAGA GCTAGTGACGCATACAACTTTTACACTACCGGTCAAAGCAAGATTCAACAAGGATTCTTAAAGGACGGTTATGAACTGATCAGCGAGGCGCTGAATCTCCTCAATAACGTCTACGGTGCCATGCACCCCGAAATTGCGCAGTGTCTTAGAATGTTGGCAAGATTGAATTACATAATGGGTGATCACGCGGAGGCACTTGCCACTCAGCAGAAAGCAGTTCTTATGTCAGAGAGAGTCAATGGTATTGATCATCCGTACACTATCACAGAATAC atACATCTCGCCTTATATTCCTTTGCCAATGGGCAAGTATCTGTATCATTAAGATTATTGTACAGAGCACGTTATCTAGCATTATTAGTCTGCAGTGAGGATCATCCAGAAGTGGCCTTGCTCGAT AGTAACATCTCGCTGATTCTACATGCGGTCGGCGAGTATGAGCTATCATTGCGTTTCTTAGAGCACGCATTAGCCTTGAATCTACGTTATCATGGTCCTCATTCATTGAAGGTTGCGGTGTCATATCATTTAGTGGCACGCACGCAGTCATGCATGGGTGATTTCCGAGCGGCACTGAACAACGAAAAGGAAACCTATGCGATTTATAAGCAACTACTAGGTGAAGAACACGAGAAAACGAAGGAGAGCAGCGATTGCTTGCGGCATCTGACTCAGCAAGCAGTCGTGCTACAAAAGAAGATGAACGAGATCTACACGGGTAAATCAAGTGTAAGCCTGCCACCAATTCAGGTGCAACCGCCCAGCATGGGCTCGGTGCTAGATATGCTCAACGTAATCAATGGTATCCTCTTCGTACAAATCAGTCAGCAAGATATCGATAATTTCAAAGCAGAGATCGAAAAACGGCAAAAGGAACAATCCCCGGAGAATGGCGGTGAAACCGTGATGGCGATCACCGATAAGGATACTAAGAAAGACGATAAGGAAATTAAGAAAGCAACAGAGAAAAAAGTCGAGGTCGAGCAGAAGACAACAAAAGACTTGGAAATCAGCAAAACTGGCGTCTTGGAATCGATCGTGGCAACGAAGAGCTGA
- the LOC105199232 gene encoding clustered mitochondria protein homolog isoform X2, translating to MELVQEIHQLLMDREDTCHRTCFSLQLDGNTLDNFAELKNIEGLKDGSIIKVVEEPYTMREARIHVRHVRDLLKSVDPADAYNGVECSSLSFLNVVTNGDILEKKKTRADSVDCTPPDYIIPGCKDRPLLPLQPQAKEQKCPPCLKVLTTSGWNPPPGHRKLHGDLIYLHVVTLEDKQYYLTACARGFFVNQSTKEVFNPKPATPSHLCHSLIELLNQLSPTFKRGFASMQRRRTQRHPFERVATPYQLYAWSAPQIEHTIDAIRAEDTFSSKLGYEEHIPGQTRDWNEELQTTRELPRKNLPERLLRERAIFKVHSDFVAAATRGAVAVIDGNVMAINPGEEAKMQMFIWNNIFFSLGFDVRDHYKELGGDAAAFVAPRNDLQGVRVYAAVDLPGLYTLGTVVIDYRGYRVTAQSIIPGILEREQEQSVVYGSIDFGKTVLTHPKYLELLNKAGTQLKILPHKVINDAGEEIELCSSVECKGIIGNDSRHYVLDLLRTFPPDVNFLKLEGLELSKEARALGFPVEHKHRLACLRQELIDSFVESRYVQFIKHAAVHLQQLTSARRSQKEKETTAKEDRKEDKKEDSTAVVTVDSNKEDCAQSLIEADEAKKIVESITDSITGGEKQELEESTKEIVRSAAAAVGSLRDAEFDVRFNPDVFSPGVKHPDLNGSDLKKQRQLVKDAADFLLTVQLPTFIRECLDHTAAAMDGSTLVEALHGRGINVRYLGKLAAMLAAVPQLQYLNRIAVSELLLRSAKHIFTSYMQGTELMSLSAAVSHFLNCLLSSAQIIHPQQNLEELQSKHAKRRNKRKGRNNGPQQSEVEWASLTPKSLWQQIKGDLKAYYDWETPNPESLEATIEHFHLQKISLLRGFCVKTGIQILLREYNFENKNRVTFFEEDILNIFPVVKHINPRASDAYNFYTTGQSKIQQGFLKDGYELISEALNLLNNVYGAMHPEIAQCLRMLARLNYIMGDHAEALATQQKAVLMSERVNGIDHPYTITEYIHLALYSFANGQVSVSLRLLYRARYLALLVCSEDHPEVALLDSNISLILHAVGEYELSLRFLEHALALNLRYHGPHSLKVAVSYHLVARTQSCMGDFRAALNNEKETYAIYKQLLGEEHEKTKESSDCLRHLTQQAVVLQKKMNEIYTGKSSVSLPPIQVQPPSMGSVLDMLNVINGILFVQISQQDIDNFKAEIEKRQKEQSPENGGETVMAITDKDTKKDDKEIKKATEKKVEVEQKTTKDLEISKTGVLESIVATKS from the exons ATGGAACTTGTTCAG GAAATCCATCAGTTACTCATGGACCGCGAGGACACGTGTCACCGCACATGTTTTTCACTGCAGCTGGATGGTAACACATTGGATAACTTCGCCGAACTGAAGAATATCGAGGGTCTGAAGGACGGCTCGATCATCAAGGTGGTGGAGGAACCGTACACGATGCGGGAGGCGCGCATACACGTGCGACATGTGCGCGATCTGCTCAAATCTGTGGATCCTGCGGATGCTTACAACGGTGTTGAATGCAGCAGCCTGTCGTTTCTCAATGTCGTCACGAATGGCGATATCCTGGAGAAGAAGAAGACTCGAGCTGATTCAGTCGATTGTACGCCGCCCGATTACATCATACCCGGTTGTAAAGACAGGCCTCTGTTGCCTCTCCAGCCGCAGGCGAAGGAACAAAAGTGTCCACCGTGTCTCAAG GTCCTAACAACGTCAGGATGGAATCCACCGCCTGGCCACAGAAAACTTCACGGCGATCTGATATACTTACACGTGGTTACATTGGAGGACAAGCAATATTATCTTACAGCGTGTGCCAGAGGTTTCTTCGTTAATCAATCAACTAAAGAAGTGTTCAATCCTAAACCAGCTACGCCTAGCCACTTATGTCACAGTCTGATCGAGCTGTTGAATCAGCTTAGTCCAACCTTTAAACGAGGGTTTGCTTCTATGCAACGACGCAGGACTCAGAGGCATCCTTTTGAGCGAGTGGCCACGCCTTATCAGCTGTATGCCTGGAGCGCGCCGCAAATCGAGCACACTATTGACGCCATTCGCGCGGAAGATA CTTTTTCTTCTAAGTTGGGATATGAGGAACATATCCCGGGACAAACGCGTGATTGGAATGAGGAACTGCAAACCACGAGGGAATTACCACGTAAAAATCTTCCTGAAAGATTGCTACGAGAACGCGCTATCTTTAAG GTTCACAGCGACTTTGTGGCGGCCGCGACTCGCGGAGCAGTAGCCGTTATCGATGGCAACGTGATGGCGATTAATCCTGGCGAGGAAGCCAAAATGCAGATGTTCATCTGGAATAACATTTTCTTCTCGCTCGGTTTTGACGTACGCGATCATTACAAGGAGCTAGGAGGTGACGCCGCAGCCTTTGTTGCGCCTCGCAATGATTTGCAAGGCGTTCGGGTATATGCGGCCGTGGATTTACCCGGTCTCTATACTCTCGGCACCGTTGTCATCGATTACAG AGGCTATCGCGTAACAGCGCAATCTATCATTCCGGGAATACTGGAACGCGAACAAGAACAATCGGTAGTCTATGGATCAATCGATTTTGGAAAAACAGTTCTCACACATCCTAAATATCTTGAACTG TTAAATAAAGCTGGAACGCAGTTAAAGATCCTTCCGCATAAAGTAATCAACGACGCAGGCGAGGAAATCGAACTTTGCAGCAGTGTGGAATGTAAGGGTATCATTGGTAACGATTCGCGGCATTATGTTCTCGATTTATTGAGGACCTTTCCACCCGATGTTAATTTTCTGAAAC tcGAAGGTTTGGAATTAAGCAAAGAAGCACGAGCTTTAGGTTTTCCAGTAGAACACAAACATAGACTGGCCTGTCTGAGGCAGGAACTTATAGATTCGTTCGTTGAGTCCAGGTATGTTCAGTTTATCAAGCATGCGGCTGTTCATCTTCAACAGCTTACGTCAGCTAGAAGATCTCAAAAGGAAAAAGAGACGACTGCTAAG GAAGATAGAAAAGAAGACAAAAAGGAAGACTCGACTGCTGTTGTAACAGTGGACAGTAACAAGGAAGACTGCGCTCAGTCTTTAATAGAGGCTGACGAGGCTAAGAAGATTGTCGAGAGCATCACCGATTCGATCACAGGCGGCGAGAAACAAGAAc TGGAGGAGAGCACAAAAGAGATAGTGCGAAGCGCAGCAGCGGCGGTAGGCAGTCTGCGAGACGCCGAGTTCGACGTGAGATTCAATCCGGATGTATTCTCACCCGGCGTCAAGCATCCAGATCTTAATGGCTCCGATTTAAAGAAGCAGAGGCAGTTAGTGAAGGATGCTGCAGACTTTTTGCTTACGGTGCAACTGCCAACATTC ATTCGAGAGTGCCTGGATCACACAGCGGCCGCGATGGATGGTAGTACATTAGTGGAAGCTCTTCATGGTAGAGGCATTAACGTTCGCTATCTCGGTAAATTGGCGGCTATGTTAGCCGCAGTACCACAGTTGCAATATCTTAATCGCATTGCCGTATCCGAACTGTTACTTCGATCAGCCAAACACATTTTCACCTCTTACATGCAG ggTACGGAACTAATGAGCTTGTCCGCGGCCGTTAGCCACTTTCTAAATTGCTTGCTGTCCTCGGCACAGATTATACACCCGCAACAAAATTTGGAAGAG cTTCAGAGTAAACATGCCAAACGCCGCAATAAACGCAAGGGAAGGAACAACGGACCGCAGCAGTCAGAAGTAGAGTGGGCATCATTGACGCCTAAATCACTCTGGCAGCAAATTAAGGGTGACTTGAAGGCCTATTACGACTGGGAAACACCGAACCCGGAATCTCTCGAAGCTACCATAGAACATTTCCATCTACAAAAGATTTCACTGCTGCGTGGCTTCTGTGTCAAGACTGGAATTCAGATACTGCTGCGCGAATACAACTTCGAAAACAAGAATCGGGTGACATTCTTCGAAGAAGACATATTGAACATCTTCCCCGTCGTTAAACATATCAATCCTAGA GCTAGTGACGCATACAACTTTTACACTACCGGTCAAAGCAAGATTCAACAAGGATTCTTAAAGGACGGTTATGAACTGATCAGCGAGGCGCTGAATCTCCTCAATAACGTCTACGGTGCCATGCACCCCGAAATTGCGCAGTGTCTTAGAATGTTGGCAAGATTGAATTACATAATGGGTGATCACGCGGAGGCACTTGCCACTCAGCAGAAAGCAGTTCTTATGTCAGAGAGAGTCAATGGTATTGATCATCCGTACACTATCACAGAATAC atACATCTCGCCTTATATTCCTTTGCCAATGGGCAAGTATCTGTATCATTAAGATTATTGTACAGAGCACGTTATCTAGCATTATTAGTCTGCAGTGAGGATCATCCAGAAGTGGCCTTGCTCGAT AGTAACATCTCGCTGATTCTACATGCGGTCGGCGAGTATGAGCTATCATTGCGTTTCTTAGAGCACGCATTAGCCTTGAATCTACGTTATCATGGTCCTCATTCATTGAAGGTTGCGGTGTCATATCATTTAGTGGCACGCACGCAGTCATGCATGGGTGATTTCCGAGCGGCACTGAACAACGAAAAGGAAACCTATGCGATTTATAAGCAACTACTAGGTGAAGAACACGAGAAAACGAAGGAGAGCAGCGATTGCTTGCGGCATCTGACTCAGCAAGCAGTCGTGCTACAAAAGAAGATGAACGAGATCTACACGGGTAAATCAAGTGTAAGCCTGCCACCAATTCAGGTGCAACCGCCCAGCATGGGCTCGGTGCTAGATATGCTCAACGTAATCAATGGTATCCTCTTCGTACAAATCAGTCAGCAAGATATCGATAATTTCAAAGCAGAGATCGAAAAACGGCAAAAGGAACAATCCCCGGAGAATGGCGGTGAAACCGTGATGGCGATCACCGATAAGGATACTAAGAAAGACGATAAGGAAATTAAGAAAGCAACAGAGAAAAAAGTCGAGGTCGAGCAGAAGACAACAAAAGACTTGGAAATCAGCAAAACTGGCGTCTTGGAATCGATCGTGGCAACGAAGAGCTGA
- the LOC105199230 gene encoding RNA N6-adenosine-methyltransferase METTL16 isoform X2, whose translation MVHSKLEMDKVTGIDIGTGAVCIYALLLTKIYKCQMIGTEVNKGSVEHAQECVRKNKLQDLIEIITVNSEKIFKDVVWEDRTYDFSLCNPPFFESENDDFEKVAKALPPRNAPTGNDGELKIEGGEVGFVTRMIEESVEVKDRIKIYSTMIGKKANLVNLKRLLRSKDIKNITWTEFCQGHTTRWGLAWSFLPQNVVNLTTAPVIRKRGKSIVRSLKNYKTSITFPVKDKFSCLDDVVSFLRATAEELNVKLQDVPIPEDSFDSWVCQITAKERSWEHMRRKRRLAQQAALKRAKGEDGECSGANMHTKETSLKIGNDTKNSHGESSDKEELSDKDSPLLICKLWVEIESLDESQNVITKPEEVFKIWMIFDNGSGGLDALHSLQQYLINKLGVRQKILNNSSKIKKKKKKLKKER comes from the exons ATGGTTCACTCCAAATTAGAAATGGACAAGGTTACAGGCATTGATATAG gaACAGGAGCAGTTTGTATATATGCTCTACtattgacaaaaatttacaaatgtcAAATGATTGGCACAGAAGTGAATAAGGGGAGTGTGGAGCATGCCCAAGAATGtgtaagaaaaaacaaattgcAGGATTTAATTGAAA TAATTACAGTGAACtccgaaaaaatttttaaggatgTGGTGTGGGAAGACAGAACTTACGATTTCTCGCTGTGCAATCCGCCGTTTTTTGAAAGCGAGAATGACGACTTCGAAAAAGTCGCGAAGGCCTTACCACCGAGAAACGCGCCCACCGGAAACGATGGCGAACTGAAAATCGAAGGAGGCGAAGTGGGCTTTGTGACGAGGATGATCGAAGAGAGCGTCGAAGTGAAAGATCGAATAAAGATTTACAGCACAATGATCGGCAAGAAAGCCAACTTGGTCAATTTGAAACGATTGCTAAGatcaaaagatataaaaaatataacatggaCGGAATTCTGTCAGGGTCATACAACACG ATGGGGTTTGGCTTGGAGCTTCTTACCACAAAATGTTGTGAACTTGACTACAGCACCTGTTATCAGAAAACGTGGAAAGTCTATAGTACGATCGTTAAAGAATTACAAAACTTCAATAACATTTCCTGTGAAGGATAAATTTTCTTGCCTAGACGATGTAGTTAGTTTTTTGAGAGCAACGGCGGAAGAATTAAAC gtGAAATTGCAAGACGTACCTATTCCTGAAGATAGTTTCGACAGCTGGGTGTGTCAAATAACTGCTAAAGAAAGATCATGGGAACATATGCGCAGGAAACGGCGTTTAGCGCAACAAGCCGCATTAAAAAGAGCGAAAGGTGAAGACGGTGAATGTAGTGGAGCGAATATGCATACTAAAGAAACTTCACTTAAAATTGGAAATGATACGAAAAATTCACATGGAGAAAGTTCTGATAAAGAAGAATTATCTGACAAAGACAGTCCCTTACTTATCTGCAAACTCTGGGTAGAGATTGAAAGCCTTGACGAGTCTCAGAATGTAATTACGAAACCTGAAGAGGTATTTAAGATATGGATGATTTTTGACAATGGGTCTGGCGGTTTAGACGCACTACATTCGCtgcaacaatatttaataaacaaattggGAGTAAGGCAGAAGATTCTGAACAATTCTTCaaagattaagaaaaagaaaaaaaagcttaaaaaaGAACGCTAA
- the LOC105199230 gene encoding U6 small nuclear RNA (adenine-(43)-N(6))-methyltransferase isoform X1, producing the protein MSVKQYIHPRNKYKQPPDYKQLAILYPEFREIAKMDLTGKIRINFKERKSLHVLTETLLKHDFDLHVTIPADNLNPAIPLRLNYILWIEDLMVHSKLEMDKVTGIDIGTGAVCIYALLLTKIYKCQMIGTEVNKGSVEHAQECVRKNKLQDLIEIITVNSEKIFKDVVWEDRTYDFSLCNPPFFESENDDFEKVAKALPPRNAPTGNDGELKIEGGEVGFVTRMIEESVEVKDRIKIYSTMIGKKANLVNLKRLLRSKDIKNITWTEFCQGHTTRWGLAWSFLPQNVVNLTTAPVIRKRGKSIVRSLKNYKTSITFPVKDKFSCLDDVVSFLRATAEELNVKLQDVPIPEDSFDSWVCQITAKERSWEHMRRKRRLAQQAALKRAKGEDGECSGANMHTKETSLKIGNDTKNSHGESSDKEELSDKDSPLLICKLWVEIESLDESQNVITKPEEVFKIWMIFDNGSGGLDALHSLQQYLINKLGVRQKILNNSSKIKKKKKKLKKER; encoded by the exons ATGAGCGTGAAGCAGTACATCCACCCAAGGAACAAGTACAAACAACCACCAGATTACAAGCAACTTGCGATCTTGTATCCGGAGTTTCGTGAAATCGCGAAGATG GACCTTACAGGAAAGATCAGGATCAActtcaaagaaagaaagagcTTACATGTGCTTACTGAAACGCTTCTGAAGCACGATTTTGATTTGCACGTGACCATTCCTGCTGACAATCTTAATCCTGCAATCCCACTGCgcttgaattatattttatggaTAGAAGACTTGATGGTTCACTCCAAATTAGAAATGGACAAGGTTACAGGCATTGATATAG gaACAGGAGCAGTTTGTATATATGCTCTACtattgacaaaaatttacaaatgtcAAATGATTGGCACAGAAGTGAATAAGGGGAGTGTGGAGCATGCCCAAGAATGtgtaagaaaaaacaaattgcAGGATTTAATTGAAA TAATTACAGTGAACtccgaaaaaatttttaaggatgTGGTGTGGGAAGACAGAACTTACGATTTCTCGCTGTGCAATCCGCCGTTTTTTGAAAGCGAGAATGACGACTTCGAAAAAGTCGCGAAGGCCTTACCACCGAGAAACGCGCCCACCGGAAACGATGGCGAACTGAAAATCGAAGGAGGCGAAGTGGGCTTTGTGACGAGGATGATCGAAGAGAGCGTCGAAGTGAAAGATCGAATAAAGATTTACAGCACAATGATCGGCAAGAAAGCCAACTTGGTCAATTTGAAACGATTGCTAAGatcaaaagatataaaaaatataacatggaCGGAATTCTGTCAGGGTCATACAACACG ATGGGGTTTGGCTTGGAGCTTCTTACCACAAAATGTTGTGAACTTGACTACAGCACCTGTTATCAGAAAACGTGGAAAGTCTATAGTACGATCGTTAAAGAATTACAAAACTTCAATAACATTTCCTGTGAAGGATAAATTTTCTTGCCTAGACGATGTAGTTAGTTTTTTGAGAGCAACGGCGGAAGAATTAAAC gtGAAATTGCAAGACGTACCTATTCCTGAAGATAGTTTCGACAGCTGGGTGTGTCAAATAACTGCTAAAGAAAGATCATGGGAACATATGCGCAGGAAACGGCGTTTAGCGCAACAAGCCGCATTAAAAAGAGCGAAAGGTGAAGACGGTGAATGTAGTGGAGCGAATATGCATACTAAAGAAACTTCACTTAAAATTGGAAATGATACGAAAAATTCACATGGAGAAAGTTCTGATAAAGAAGAATTATCTGACAAAGACAGTCCCTTACTTATCTGCAAACTCTGGGTAGAGATTGAAAGCCTTGACGAGTCTCAGAATGTAATTACGAAACCTGAAGAGGTATTTAAGATATGGATGATTTTTGACAATGGGTCTGGCGGTTTAGACGCACTACATTCGCtgcaacaatatttaataaacaaattggGAGTAAGGCAGAAGATTCTGAACAATTCTTCaaagattaagaaaaagaaaaaaaagcttaaaaaaGAACGCTAA